The following coding sequences are from one Streptomyces venezuelae window:
- a CDS encoding Wzz/FepE/Etk N-terminal domain-containing protein encodes MSDETIRLATVGRILRRRWRLLAVLTLVGALVGYGASVVLFPPRYTASASVLLPGQWEERELLTQAQVATSSSVVDRAAAELGWKDVDATELKDKVGAKATDGNIIKISGTAESPERAQELSDRVAQEFVSFSARLTGGSTDDGTETGPEALRKKVEATNRRISELADSADPGRTVEGVQARTSLEKLRASLEEAMKKLDQAETVSGKAGMVVMGKSPKPTGEAPPTRTQLMAGGALLFLVSAVIGHLAAARTNRRLRTEPEIAAALRSELLGTVDVPDEGRAHRPDGPRAMVRHFLGLDTRWDTPAPQRSADEAGRRIRYRRVCTRLRNKMPAARRLLVVVPEGDEVAHRAAGQLVAESASDPSVNAANRGYPALRVVEVPVSRPVVPDSGAESGALVVLSAGNWTAAELAGIAEACADGGHEIVGVVVAGAVRAREDRPADQPPEKATLALAVRGNATGGPA; translated from the coding sequence TTGAGCGACGAAACGATACGACTGGCCACGGTCGGCCGGATACTCCGCCGCAGGTGGCGGCTGCTCGCGGTCCTCACCCTGGTGGGCGCACTCGTCGGGTACGGCGCCTCGGTGGTGCTCTTCCCGCCCCGGTACACGGCATCGGCGTCCGTACTCCTGCCGGGGCAGTGGGAGGAGCGCGAACTGCTCACCCAGGCACAGGTCGCGACCAGTTCGTCGGTCGTCGACCGCGCGGCCGCCGAGCTCGGATGGAAGGACGTCGACGCCACCGAACTCAAGGACAAGGTCGGCGCCAAGGCCACGGACGGGAACATCATCAAGATCTCGGGAACGGCAGAGAGCCCGGAGCGCGCACAGGAGCTCTCCGACCGGGTGGCACAGGAGTTCGTCAGCTTCTCCGCACGGCTCACGGGCGGCAGCACCGACGACGGAACGGAGACGGGCCCCGAGGCCCTGCGCAAGAAGGTGGAGGCGACCAACCGCCGCATCAGCGAACTCGCCGACTCGGCCGACCCGGGCCGGACCGTCGAAGGCGTACAGGCCCGCACGTCCCTGGAGAAGCTGCGGGCCTCGCTGGAGGAGGCCATGAAGAAGCTGGACCAGGCCGAGACCGTGTCCGGCAAGGCCGGCATGGTCGTCATGGGGAAGTCGCCCAAGCCGACCGGCGAGGCACCTCCGACGCGCACCCAGCTCATGGCCGGCGGGGCGCTCCTCTTCCTGGTGTCCGCCGTCATCGGCCACCTCGCCGCCGCCCGCACGAACCGCAGGCTGCGCACCGAACCCGAGATCGCCGCGGCGCTCCGCTCCGAACTGCTCGGCACCGTCGACGTACCCGACGAAGGACGCGCGCACCGGCCGGACGGCCCGCGAGCGATGGTGCGCCACTTCCTCGGCCTCGACACCCGCTGGGACACACCTGCCCCGCAGCGCTCCGCCGACGAGGCAGGACGGCGCATCCGCTACCGGCGCGTGTGCACCCGCCTCCGCAACAAGATGCCCGCCGCCCGGCGGCTCCTCGTCGTCGTGCCCGAGGGGGACGAGGTCGCCCACCGGGCCGCCGGGCAGCTCGTCGCCGAGTCCGCGAGCGATCCGTCCGTGAACGCCGCGAACAGGGGGTACCCCGCGCTGCGCGTCGTCGAGGTCCCGGTGTCACGGCCCGTCGTGCCGGACAGCGGCGCCGAGTCCGGCGCCCTGGTCGTGCTCAGCGCGGGCAACTGGACCGCCGCCGAGCTCGCCGGCATCGCCGAGGCGTGCGCGGACGGCGGGCACGAAATCGTCGGCGTCGTCGTCGCGGGCGCGGTCCGCGCCCGCGAGGACCGCCCCGCCGACCAGCCCCCGGAGAAGGCCACCCTGGCCCTCGCCGTGCGCGGCAACGCGACGGGAGGCCCGGCGTGA
- a CDS encoding glycosyltransferase family 4 protein, translated as MLGNAVQDDRPRRRALILVENLSVPFDRRVWQECTTLRDAGWTVHVICPQGTKRDTEPEAEIDGVRIHRYPLRAATWGPAGYVREYGSALWHTARLIREVGPVHVVHACNPPDLLFLPVRWLTRRGAQFVFDQHDLVPELYLSRFDRGEDLLYRGVRALERMTYRAADIVLATNESYRDVAVSRGGKRPEDVFVVRSAPQVERFQPVAAEPELKNGKPHLLCYLGVMGPQDGVDYALRALARLRDELGRTDWHAVFVGAGDAFDAMVELSGELGLSDQVEFTGRIPDADLVRYLSTADVCLSPDPHNPLNDVSTMNKVLEYMAMGKPIVSFDLREARVSAGDAAVYAPANDEAQFAKLVTELLDDPEKRARMGAIGQERITGPLSWQNSQKQLLAAYDAACRGRTAAPRAAPGRQGRRRLR; from the coding sequence TTGCTTGGTAATGCGGTACAAGACGACCGGCCCCGCCGGCGCGCGCTGATCCTGGTGGAGAACCTGTCGGTGCCGTTCGACCGGCGGGTGTGGCAGGAGTGCACGACGCTCCGCGACGCGGGGTGGACGGTGCACGTCATCTGCCCCCAGGGCACCAAACGGGACACCGAACCGGAGGCGGAGATCGACGGGGTGCGGATCCACCGCTACCCGTTGCGCGCCGCCACCTGGGGCCCCGCCGGCTATGTGCGGGAGTACGGATCGGCGCTGTGGCACACCGCACGGCTGATCCGCGAGGTCGGCCCGGTCCACGTGGTCCACGCCTGCAACCCGCCGGACCTGCTGTTCCTGCCGGTCCGGTGGCTGACCCGGCGCGGCGCACAGTTCGTCTTCGACCAGCACGACCTCGTGCCGGAGCTGTACCTCTCCCGGTTCGACCGCGGCGAGGACCTCCTCTACCGGGGCGTGCGCGCGCTGGAACGGATGACCTACCGGGCCGCCGACATCGTCCTCGCCACCAACGAGAGCTACCGGGACGTCGCGGTGAGCCGCGGCGGCAAACGGCCGGAGGACGTCTTCGTGGTGCGCAGCGCGCCCCAGGTGGAGCGGTTCCAACCGGTGGCTGCCGAACCGGAGTTGAAGAACGGCAAGCCCCATCTGCTCTGCTACCTCGGCGTCATGGGACCGCAGGACGGCGTCGACTACGCCCTGCGGGCCCTCGCGCGACTCCGCGACGAACTCGGCAGGACCGACTGGCACGCGGTGTTCGTCGGCGCGGGCGACGCCTTCGACGCGATGGTGGAACTGTCCGGGGAGCTCGGGCTCTCCGACCAGGTGGAGTTCACCGGGCGAATACCCGACGCCGACCTGGTGCGCTACCTGTCCACCGCCGACGTGTGCCTCTCGCCCGACCCGCACAACCCGCTCAACGACGTGTCGACCATGAACAAGGTCCTCGAGTACATGGCGATGGGCAAGCCGATCGTCTCGTTCGACCTGCGCGAGGCCCGCGTCTCCGCCGGTGACGCCGCCGTCTACGCGCCCGCCAACGACGAGGCGCAGTTCGCGAAGCTCGTCACGGAGCTGCTCGACGACCCGGAGAAGCGCGCCCGCATGGGCGCGATCGGCCAGGAGCGGATCACCGGCCCGCTCTCCTGGCAGAACTCCCAGAAGCAACTGCTCGCCGCCTACGACGCCGCCTGCCGCGGACGCACCGCGGCGCCGAGAGCCGCTCCGGGACGCCAGGGGAGGAGGCGGCTCCGTTGA
- a CDS encoding nucleotide sugar dehydrogenase, with protein sequence MKVSVFGLGYVGCVSAACLAGRGHEVVGVDVNQVKVDLVNDGKAPVVEERIGELTADVVRTGALRATTDVREAIMDSEVSLICVGTPSEPNGSLCTTYLERVTEEIGIALAERGGRHTVVFRSTMLPGTCLNLLVPILEKHIGGTAGVDFGVAVNPEFLREGTSVRDFFDPPKTVIGELDPASGDAVAALYEGLPGEVFRVPVPTAEAIKYADNAFHGLKIGFANELGAVCQALGVDSHQVMDVFMADRKLNISPAYLRPGFAFGGSCLPKDLRSLVHAAQRADVSVPILSHVLPSNADHLQRAVELVERTGRRRVGMFGLSFKPGTDDLRESPLVELAERLFGKGYDLRIYDANVSLSRLIGANREYIETRLPHLAQLLADSVDDVLEHADVCLVGTKDPAVLAALPHGESPVLIDLIHLPDADARRTEPGYVGLAW encoded by the coding sequence ATGAAGGTCAGCGTTTTCGGGCTCGGCTACGTGGGCTGTGTGTCGGCCGCGTGCCTGGCCGGCAGGGGGCACGAGGTCGTCGGTGTCGACGTGAACCAGGTGAAGGTCGACCTGGTCAACGACGGCAAGGCCCCCGTGGTCGAGGAGCGGATCGGCGAGCTCACCGCCGACGTCGTACGGACCGGGGCGTTGCGCGCCACCACCGACGTCCGCGAAGCGATCATGGACAGCGAGGTGTCGCTGATCTGCGTGGGCACGCCGTCGGAGCCCAACGGCAGCCTGTGCACCACGTACTTGGAGCGCGTCACCGAGGAGATCGGCATCGCGCTCGCCGAGCGGGGCGGACGGCACACCGTCGTCTTCCGCAGCACCATGCTCCCCGGCACCTGCCTCAACCTGCTCGTGCCCATCCTGGAGAAGCACATCGGCGGCACGGCCGGGGTCGACTTCGGCGTCGCGGTCAACCCCGAGTTCCTGCGCGAGGGCACGAGCGTGCGGGACTTCTTCGACCCGCCCAAGACCGTCATCGGCGAACTCGACCCGGCCAGCGGCGACGCGGTCGCCGCGCTGTACGAGGGACTGCCCGGCGAGGTGTTCCGGGTGCCCGTCCCGACGGCGGAGGCGATCAAGTACGCGGACAACGCGTTCCACGGCCTCAAGATCGGCTTCGCCAACGAACTGGGCGCCGTGTGCCAGGCGCTCGGCGTCGACTCGCACCAGGTCATGGACGTGTTCATGGCCGACCGCAAACTGAACATCAGCCCCGCCTACCTGCGGCCCGGCTTCGCCTTCGGCGGCTCCTGCCTCCCCAAGGACCTGCGCAGCCTGGTCCACGCCGCGCAGCGCGCCGACGTCTCGGTGCCCATCCTGTCCCACGTCCTGCCCTCCAACGCCGACCACCTGCAGCGCGCGGTCGAACTGGTCGAGCGCACCGGCAGGCGCCGGGTGGGGATGTTCGGGCTCTCCTTCAAGCCCGGCACCGACGACCTCCGCGAGAGCCCGCTCGTCGAACTCGCGGAGAGACTCTTCGGCAAGGGGTACGACCTGCGGATCTACGACGCCAACGTCAGCCTCTCGCGGCTGATCGGCGCCAACCGCGAATACATCGAGACCCGGTTGCCGCACCTCGCGCAGCTGCTCGCCGACTCCGTCGACGACGTACTGGAGCACGCCGACGTGTGCCTGGTCGGGACCAAGGACCCGGCCGTGCTCGCGGCGCTGCCCCACGGCGAGTCGCCGGTGCTCATCGACCTCATCCACCTTCCCGACGCCGACGCGCGCCGGACCGAACCCGGGTACGTGGGCCTTGCTTGGTAA
- a CDS encoding sugar transferase, with the protein MRQGGLVSPFPSARGRLANGAISEPATEWEQRYRRTVITSDTVATAFVVAGIGIFFGARDAANWHEKWGILAFGTELLVLGALAVSRAWSPSVLGQGAEEFRRLGRSLFTAVVVLALGGIALTSRNIKLWIFVAIPAIGLVTMTARYLLRLRLHRQRQDGRCLRPVLAAGSPETVSDLITRARKFPHLGWRVEAVCTADGLGPDGDHLDGVPIVGGLADVANHVRRDGYRVVAVTPDPHWSPDRLQRLAWNLEGSDAEMVVAPVLMEVAGPRLHVDAVLGIPLLRVSMPTFTGGRRVVKGIVDRLGAAFLLILFAPLMVLVGLLVLADSRGGALYRQRRVGKDGREFTIFKFRTMVTGAHDARAQLADRNEGAGLLFKLRRDPRVTRVGAVLRRYSIDELPQLFNVLTGSMSLVGPRPPLPEESAAYGPDIRRRLLVKPGLTGLWQISGRSDLPWEEAVRLDLRYVEDWSLALDTVILWKTLRAVIHGQGAY; encoded by the coding sequence GTGCGGCAGGGGGGATTAGTCAGCCCGTTTCCGTCGGCGCGCGGGCGTCTGGCGAACGGGGCGATCAGCGAGCCCGCAACCGAATGGGAGCAGCGGTACCGACGTACCGTGATCACCAGCGATACCGTGGCCACCGCATTCGTGGTGGCGGGGATCGGTATCTTCTTCGGGGCCCGGGACGCGGCCAACTGGCACGAAAAGTGGGGCATTCTCGCATTCGGCACCGAACTCCTGGTGCTGGGCGCATTGGCGGTCAGCCGTGCGTGGTCCCCGTCCGTACTCGGACAGGGCGCCGAGGAATTCCGGCGCCTCGGACGCTCACTGTTCACCGCTGTCGTGGTTCTCGCGCTCGGCGGAATCGCCCTCACCTCGCGCAACATCAAACTCTGGATCTTCGTGGCGATCCCCGCCATCGGGCTCGTCACCATGACCGCGCGGTACCTGCTGCGCCTGCGGCTGCACAGACAGCGGCAGGACGGGCGGTGCCTGCGGCCGGTGCTCGCCGCCGGCAGCCCGGAAACCGTGAGCGACCTGATCACCCGGGCCCGCAAGTTCCCGCACCTCGGCTGGCGTGTGGAGGCGGTGTGCACGGCGGACGGCCTCGGGCCCGACGGTGACCATCTCGACGGAGTGCCGATCGTCGGCGGCCTCGCGGACGTCGCCAACCACGTCCGCCGCGACGGCTACCGGGTCGTCGCGGTCACCCCTGACCCGCACTGGTCACCGGACCGGCTGCAGCGCCTCGCCTGGAACCTGGAGGGCAGCGACGCCGAAATGGTCGTCGCGCCCGTCCTGATGGAGGTGGCGGGACCGCGGCTGCACGTCGACGCGGTGCTCGGGATCCCGCTGCTGCGGGTGAGCATGCCCACCTTCACCGGGGGCCGCCGCGTGGTCAAAGGCATCGTCGACCGCCTCGGCGCGGCGTTCCTGCTGATCCTGTTCGCGCCGCTGATGGTGCTCGTCGGGCTGCTCGTCCTCGCGGACAGCCGGGGCGGGGCGCTCTACCGCCAGCGAAGAGTCGGCAAGGACGGCCGTGAGTTCACCATCTTCAAGTTCCGCACCATGGTCACCGGGGCGCACGACGCACGCGCCCAGCTGGCCGACCGCAACGAAGGCGCGGGGCTGCTCTTCAAGCTCCGCAGGGACCCGCGGGTCACCCGGGTGGGAGCGGTGCTGCGGCGGTACTCGATCGACGAACTCCCGCAGCTGTTCAACGTACTGACCGGATCGATGTCGCTCGTCGGGCCCCGGCCCCCGCTGCCCGAGGAGTCCGCCGCGTACGGCCCGGACATCAGGCGGCGACTGCTGGTCAAGCCGGGCCTGACCGGCCTGTGGCAGATCAGCGGACGCAGCGACCTGCCGTGGGAGGAGGCCGTCCGCCTCGACCTGCGGTACGTGGAGGACTGGTCGCTCGCCCTCGACACAGTGATCTTGTGGAAGACGCTGCGCGCGGTGATCCACGGCCAGGGGGCCTACTGA
- a CDS encoding polyprenyl synthetase family protein, which translates to MLSGPAEGTRQDALDGVSACDIDADVSAAVHRTLEGILHGRLEEARSIDPAFAGDIADRVARFTLRGGKRIRSRFLWWGLRACAGGAGPGQVDAALRLAAGLELIQTCALVHDDVMDGSPLRRGRDAVHVDLQNQYGASEKQDFGTAAAILAGDLALSWADDVVAATVLDPARAHRVRGLWRAMRAEMVAGQYLDLRGQATGTRSMTGAVRTAVLKTALYSVERPLALGAALAGADDATTGALCSAGRCAGIAFQLRDDLFGAFGDPGETGKPSGDDIRDGKGTYLLAVATARAEAAADHDVLALLDRCVGRADLSEDDVREVREAFVTTGARGIVEDKIRKLVGQAHRHLAAGALVPHADRRLHELFRGVAGLPVSGATADPHLPLIESGSR; encoded by the coding sequence ATGCTCTCGGGACCCGCGGAGGGGACCAGGCAGGACGCCCTGGACGGTGTGAGCGCGTGCGACATCGACGCCGATGTGTCCGCCGCGGTGCACCGCACGCTGGAGGGCATCCTCCATGGACGGCTGGAGGAGGCCCGGTCCATCGACCCCGCCTTCGCCGGGGACATCGCGGACCGCGTGGCCCGGTTCACCCTGCGCGGCGGCAAGCGCATCCGTTCGCGGTTCCTGTGGTGGGGCCTGCGGGCCTGTGCGGGCGGTGCCGGGCCCGGTCAGGTGGACGCGGCCCTGCGGCTCGCCGCCGGGCTCGAACTCATCCAGACGTGCGCCCTGGTCCACGACGACGTCATGGACGGCTCACCGCTGCGCCGGGGCAGGGACGCCGTGCACGTCGACCTCCAGAACCAGTACGGCGCGTCCGAGAAGCAGGACTTCGGGACGGCCGCCGCGATCCTCGCCGGTGACCTGGCGCTCAGCTGGGCCGACGACGTGGTCGCCGCGACCGTCCTCGACCCGGCGCGGGCGCACCGGGTCCGCGGGCTCTGGCGGGCCATGCGGGCGGAGATGGTCGCGGGCCAGTACCTGGACCTCCGGGGGCAGGCCACCGGGACCCGGTCGATGACCGGGGCCGTACGGACAGCCGTCCTCAAGACCGCCCTGTACTCGGTGGAACGCCCGCTGGCCCTCGGCGCCGCGCTCGCCGGCGCCGACGACGCGACGACCGGGGCGCTCTGTTCGGCGGGTCGCTGCGCGGGAATCGCCTTCCAGCTGCGGGACGATCTCTTCGGCGCGTTCGGCGATCCCGGGGAGACCGGCAAACCCTCGGGGGACGACATCCGCGACGGCAAGGGCACCTACCTCCTGGCGGTGGCGACCGCCAGGGCCGAGGCCGCCGCGGACCACGACGTGCTGGCCCTGCTCGACCGCTGTGTGGGCCGGGCCGATCTTTCCGAGGACGACGTGCGCGAGGTGCGGGAGGCGTTCGTGACGACCGGGGCCCGCGGGATCGTCGAGGACAAGATCCGCAAGCTGGTCGGACAGGCCCACCGCCACCTGGCCGCCGGCGCCCTGGTCCCCCATGCGGACCGGCGCCTGCACGAACTGTTCCGCGGGGTGGCGGGGCTGCCCGTGTCCGGCGCGACCGCCGACCCGCACCTTCCCCTGATCGAGAGCGGGAGCCGATGA
- a CDS encoding phytoene desaturase produces MRTLPGRTDHVVIVGAGLAGLSAALHLLGSGRTVTLVERDDHPGGRAGLMDRGGYRIDTGPTVLTMPELVEDAFAAVGESLRDRLDLVALHPAYRARFADGSSLDVHTAPDAMEAEIERFAGARQAVGYRRLRTWLTRLYELQMRRFIDTNFDSPLELLTPDLARLAALGGFGRLDARIATFISDERLRRVFSFQALYAGVPPARALAAYAVIAYMDTVAGVHFPRGGMHALPRAMAAAAEHAGADVRYGHTVQRLERSGSRITAVVTDHGRIPCDAVVLTPDLPVAYALLGRAPRRPSPLRHSPSAVVLHLGTDRTWPQLAHHTISFGSAWKQTFDELTRTGKLMSDPSLLITRPTATDPSLAPDGRHLHYVLAPCPNTDIGPTAQDWTDLAPRYRDSLLTELERRGLAGIGAAIEEECMVTPADWTDRGHAAGGPFSAAHTFPQTGPFRPRNLVRGTDNAVLAGCGTTPGVGVPTVLISGKLAAARITGKSR; encoded by the coding sequence ATGAGGACCCTTCCTGGCCGCACCGACCATGTGGTGATCGTGGGCGCGGGGCTCGCGGGCCTGTCCGCCGCACTGCACCTGCTGGGTTCCGGCCGCACGGTCACGCTCGTCGAACGGGACGACCACCCGGGCGGCCGGGCCGGACTCATGGACCGCGGCGGCTACCGGATCGACACCGGCCCCACGGTCCTGACCATGCCCGAACTCGTCGAGGACGCCTTCGCCGCGGTCGGTGAGAGCCTGCGCGACCGCCTCGACCTCGTCGCGCTGCACCCCGCCTACCGGGCCCGGTTCGCCGACGGCAGCTCCCTCGACGTGCACACCGCCCCCGACGCCATGGAGGCCGAGATCGAACGCTTCGCCGGCGCCCGGCAGGCCGTCGGCTACCGGCGGCTGCGCACCTGGCTCACCCGGCTCTACGAACTCCAGATGCGCAGGTTCATCGACACCAACTTCGACTCGCCGCTGGAACTCCTCACCCCCGACCTGGCCCGGCTCGCCGCCCTCGGCGGCTTCGGGCGGCTCGACGCGCGCATCGCCACGTTCATCTCCGACGAGCGGCTGCGGCGGGTCTTCTCCTTCCAGGCGCTGTACGCGGGCGTGCCGCCGGCCCGCGCCCTCGCCGCCTACGCGGTCATCGCCTACATGGACACCGTCGCCGGCGTCCACTTCCCGCGCGGCGGCATGCACGCCCTGCCGCGCGCCATGGCGGCCGCCGCCGAACACGCGGGCGCCGACGTCCGGTACGGGCACACGGTCCAGCGCCTGGAACGTTCGGGCTCGCGGATCACGGCCGTCGTCACCGACCACGGGCGCATCCCCTGCGACGCGGTGGTCCTCACCCCGGACCTCCCCGTCGCGTACGCACTCCTGGGCCGCGCCCCGCGCCGCCCGAGCCCGCTGCGGCACTCGCCGTCCGCGGTGGTCCTGCACCTCGGCACCGACCGCACCTGGCCCCAGTTGGCCCACCACACGATCTCCTTCGGGTCGGCCTGGAAGCAGACCTTCGACGAACTGACCCGCACCGGGAAGCTCATGTCCGACCCGTCCCTGCTCATCACCCGCCCGACGGCCACCGACCCCTCCCTCGCACCGGACGGCCGCCACCTGCACTACGTGCTCGCCCCCTGCCCCAACACCGACATCGGCCCCACCGCCCAGGACTGGACCGACCTCGCTCCCCGCTACCGCGACAGCCTCCTCACCGAACTGGAGCGACGCGGACTCGCCGGGATCGGGGCAGCCATCGAAGAGGAGTGCATGGTGACCCCCGCGGACTGGACCGATCGAGGGCACGCGGCGGGCGGCCCGTTCTCCGCCGCCCACACGTTCCCGCAGACCGGCCCCTTCCGGCCCCGCAACCTCGTCCGGGGCACCGACAACGCGGTCCTCGCGGGCTGCGGCACCACGCCCGGCGTGGGCGTGCCCACCGTCCTGATCTCCGGCAAGCTGGCCGCCGCGCGCATCACGGGGAAGAGCCGATGA
- a CDS encoding phytoene/squalene synthase family protein, with protein MTARELDAAGITDPVLRAAYAHCRRLNARHGKTYFLATRLLPVERRPAVHALYGFARWADDIVDDLEITTAPAERSLALRRLQAQLDRGLRTGESGEPVVTALADTARRYAIDPLHFGDFMTSMRQDLEVTEYATYGDLERYMHGSAAVIGLQMLPVLGTVVPRAEAAPHAAALGVAFQLTNFLRDVGEDLDRGRIYLPQELLAAHGVDRALLRWSRTTGRGDPRITEALKEAAAFTRGVYATAAPGLAMLDPVARPCIRTAFVLYGAILDAIADGGYAVLHRRAAVSRRRRAAVACDGLARLTAARLRHRLTDSPALPPPAPPEEPASHDGTYTPHTRKEPV; from the coding sequence ATGACCGCCCGCGAGCTGGACGCGGCGGGCATCACCGACCCCGTGCTGCGCGCCGCCTACGCCCACTGCCGACGCCTCAACGCCCGCCACGGCAAGACGTACTTCCTGGCCACCCGGCTGCTGCCGGTCGAACGGCGGCCCGCCGTGCACGCCCTGTACGGCTTCGCGCGGTGGGCGGACGACATCGTCGACGACCTGGAGATCACCACCGCGCCCGCCGAACGCTCCCTGGCGCTGCGGCGGCTCCAGGCACAGCTCGACCGGGGGCTGCGGACCGGGGAGAGCGGCGAACCCGTCGTGACGGCGCTGGCCGACACCGCCCGCCGGTACGCCATCGACCCGCTGCACTTCGGCGACTTCATGACGTCCATGCGTCAGGACCTGGAGGTGACCGAGTACGCCACCTACGGCGACCTGGAGCGGTACATGCACGGCTCCGCCGCCGTCATCGGCCTGCAGATGCTGCCCGTGCTCGGCACCGTAGTCCCCCGCGCCGAAGCCGCCCCGCACGCCGCCGCCCTCGGGGTCGCCTTCCAGCTCACCAACTTCCTGCGGGACGTCGGCGAGGACCTGGACCGCGGCCGGATCTATCTGCCCCAGGAACTCCTCGCGGCGCACGGCGTCGACCGTGCGCTGCTGCGGTGGAGCCGCACCACCGGGCGCGGGGACCCCAGGATCACCGAGGCGCTGAAGGAGGCCGCCGCGTTCACCCGCGGCGTCTACGCCACCGCCGCCCCGGGCCTCGCCATGCTCGACCCCGTCGCACGCCCCTGCATCCGCACCGCGTTCGTGCTGTACGGCGCGATCCTGGACGCGATCGCCGACGGCGGCTACGCCGTCCTGCACCGGCGGGCGGCCGTCTCGCGCCGCCGCCGTGCCGCGGTCGCCTGCGACGGCCTGGCCCGGCTGACGGCCGCGCGCCTGAGGCACCGGCTGACCGACTCCCCCGCGCTGCCGCCGCCCGCACCGCCCGAAGAGCCGGCCTCGCACGACGGCACGTACACGCCGCACACCCGGAAGGAACCGGTATGA
- a CDS encoding DUF5914 domain-containing protein, translated as MSRYPLRLRREPLAWEDQQPTWREARPAVIADALKRAQGRPSGNWYVVGATRQLRDDRPLGRTVAGREIVLWRDAEGTLRAGPGACPHLGAPLKDSPVRCGTLICHWHGMSLDGQPFAGWSPWPAYDDGVLLWVRLDDVGGEQPLERPVLPERPDPAESVAAVLTVAGRCEPEDVVANRLDPWHGAWFHPYSFVDLTVAPVTDGGGDDPGLDAFTVDVSFKVAGRAVVPVRAVFTAPEPRTVVMHITRGEGEGSVVETHATPLGADRAGNPRTAVVEAVIATSGRPGFLAARAAAPALRPLMRAAAARLWRDDLAYAERRWALRSTGRFPG; from the coding sequence ATGAGCCGCTACCCCCTGCGGCTGCGCCGCGAACCCCTCGCGTGGGAGGACCAGCAGCCGACCTGGCGCGAGGCACGCCCCGCCGTGATCGCCGACGCGCTGAAGCGCGCCCAGGGCCGCCCGTCCGGCAACTGGTACGTGGTGGGCGCGACCCGGCAGCTCAGGGACGACCGTCCGCTGGGCCGCACCGTGGCGGGGCGGGAGATCGTCCTGTGGCGCGACGCGGAGGGAACGCTGCGGGCCGGACCGGGTGCCTGCCCGCACCTGGGCGCCCCGCTCAAGGACAGTCCGGTGCGCTGCGGGACACTGATCTGTCACTGGCACGGCATGTCCCTGGACGGGCAGCCGTTCGCGGGCTGGAGCCCCTGGCCGGCCTACGACGACGGTGTCCTGCTCTGGGTCAGACTCGACGACGTCGGCGGCGAACAGCCCCTGGAGCGGCCGGTGTTGCCGGAGCGTCCCGACCCGGCGGAGAGCGTGGCGGCCGTGCTGACGGTGGCCGGGCGCTGTGAGCCCGAGGACGTGGTGGCCAACCGGCTCGACCCGTGGCACGGCGCGTGGTTCCACCCGTACTCCTTCGTGGATCTGACGGTGGCACCCGTCACGGACGGCGGCGGGGACGACCCGGGGCTGGACGCGTTCACCGTCGACGTGTCGTTCAAGGTGGCGGGACGCGCGGTCGTACCCGTGCGGGCGGTCTTCACCGCACCGGAGCCCCGTACCGTCGTCATGCACATCACGCGAGGCGAGGGCGAGGGGTCGGTGGTGGAGACCCACGCGACGCCCCTGGGCGCGGACCGGGCGGGGAATCCTCGTACGGCGGTCGTCGAGGCGGTGATCGCCACGTCCGGGCGCCCGGGTTTCCTCGCCGCCAGGGCCGCCGCGCCCGCGCTGCGGCCGCTCATGAGGGCGGCGGCGGCCCGGCTGTGGCGCGACGACCTGGCGTACGCGGAACGCCGGTGGGCGCTGCGCAGCACGGGCCGCTTCCCGGGCTGA